From one Sciurus carolinensis chromosome 9, mSciCar1.2, whole genome shotgun sequence genomic stretch:
- the Adipoq gene encoding adiponectin encodes MLLLQALVLLLALPSHAQDVTTEGPGVLLPMPKGACAGWMAGIPGHPGHNGTPGRDGRDGTPGEKGEKGDAGLVGPKGDTGEIGVTGAEGPRGFPGTPGRKGEPGEGAYVYRSAFSVGLETRVTIPNVPIRFTKIFYNQQNHYDGTTGKFHCNIPGLYYFSYHITVYMKDVKVSLFKKDKAMLFTYDQYQDKNVDQASGSVLLHLEVGDQVWLQVYGDGDHNGVYADNVNDSTFTGFLLYYDTN; translated from the exons ATGCTGTTGCTGCAAGCCCTTGTACTGCTATTAGCCCTGCCTAGTCATGCCCAGGATGTTACTACTGAAGGGCCAGGAGTCCTGCTTCCCATGCCCAAGGGGGCCTGTGCAGGTTGGATGGCAGGCATCCCAGGGCATCCTGGTCATAATGGAACCCCAGGCCGTGATGGAAGAGATGGCACCCCTGGTGAGAAGGGTGAGAAGGGAGATGCAG GTCTTGTTGGTCCTAAGGGTGACACTGGTGAAATTGGAGTGACTGGGGCTGAAGGTCCCCGAGGCTTTCCAGGAACCCCAGGCAGGAAaggagaacctggagaaggtgCTTATGTATACCGCTCAGCATTCAGTGTGGGACTGGAAACAAGGGTCACCATCCCCAATGTTCCCATTCGTTTTACCAAGATCTTCTACAATCAGCAAAACCACTATGATGGCACCACTGGCAAATTCCACTGCAACATTCCCGGGCTATACTACTTCTCTTACCACATCACAGTCTATATGAAGGATGTGAAGGTCAGCCTCTTCAAGAAGGACAAGGCTATGCTCTTCACCTATGACCAGTACCAGGACAAGAATGTGGACCAggcctctggctctgtgctcctcCATCTGGAGGTGGGCGACCAAGTCTGGCTTCAGGTGTATGGGGATGGAGACCACAATGGAGTCTATGCCGACAATGTCAATGACTCTACCTTCACAGGCTTCCTTCTCTACTATGACACCAACTGA